Genomic segment of Pagrus major chromosome 19, Pma_NU_1.0:
CTATTTCTTAATTTTATGTTTAGGCAACACAACAGAAAAGCCACTTGGCTAGTGTTAGGaaaggtcatgttttggcttaaaatacctgttttatggccacaaacacagctggagagtTTTCATTGCCATGGACGCAGTATCacccttacaaatgttgaaacgccacAGTCCCTTGTctaaaatattcagtggtttcacatgtacaaatgttgaaatgctgcaGCCACTTTcctggcagccttctcgcctgtcACTCACCAACGTGACCACAACAGTCATGAGCATGAACATGGCAGCCATCCTTGCAATTGcgggctaacaagaccaggctcCTGTCTAAATGAATGAGCTTCACTTTTAATGATCACTTGGACATGCTGCACGAACACCTGTCAAATCTGATCTGAAACTGTCATGAACTCGTTTGCGTGTGCAACAACAAAATTGGCTGATTACTCTTCTGATATTAAATACACGGTTGGCTTTTCGGGCATGCCTCATACAGTTGCCATCTATGggctttttctgtcttttgtatAATCTCCCTGGAAATGACGCATGAAAAACATTTAGAGTAAAGACCAAGAGACTGAGAACGAAGAGgtaggagaaaaaaagagaaaatacaaagaGAATTTGAATCACGAGAAACCCAAACGGTGTTGCGGTGTGTATTTGCAGCCATGTGAGCCTCATTACTTGTGCTAACCTTTGCTGATGCGGTCATGATGCTATGAAACGATCTCGGTGGTTAACTGATCCTCCTCATTAATCACCCCATAATCCCCACTTCTCCCCAACTCTCCAAtccccttcctcccttcctctttcCCTGCCTGGCATCATCATCTGGCATGTGTGTTTATCTGATATCTGTATTACATCTTCACCCGCCATTTATAAGCACCTCCGGTACTCAAACAtcagatctttttcttcttccaggCCTCTAGTGGTAACTACTACTTCATCCCCTACATCGTGACTCCTAACCACGAGTACATGTGCTGTGAGAGTGACGCCCAGCGCAGAGCCAGTGAGTACATGCAGCCCAGCTGGGACAACCTGCTGGGGCCGCTGTGCGTCCCCCTGACGGACCGCTTCACCAGCCTGCTGAAGGACATCCACGTCACATCCTGGTGAGACGCGTTTGACCATAAACACGATCAAACACAAGCATTTTATATCGTATTAAACGTAATAGCTTCGAAAATGTTCACTGCTTTTACCGTCTGTCCGTCTCCTGCAGCGCTTCCTTTAAGGACACCCTGCTGAATGACATCAGGAAGGCCAGAGAGAAGTACCAGGGAGAAGAGTTGGCCAAGGAGCTTTCCCGAATCAAACTCCGAATCGACAACACAGAGGTCCTCACCCAGGACATCGTCATGAACCTGCTGTTTTCTTACAGAGACATACAGGTCgcctacaaacacacaatcgTAACACATATATGTGCATCGTATTGAAGTGAGAGGCAAGAGATAATTTCCCTGTATGTGACCACCAGGACTACGATGCCATGGTGAAGCTGGTGCAGACTCTGGAGATGCTGCCCACTTGTGATCTGGCCACTCAGCCCATGATCCAGTTCCACTACGCCTTCGCCCTCAACAGGTACACAGGAGATGGATCCAAAATCAGGCCCATAGGAGAATCCACgcacttcttttttcttttatgtgcaAGTATAGTAGAACGATATATCATCATCGTTTATGgatctgtgtttgtgcaggaggAACAGTCCTGGCGACAGAGAGCAGGCTCTCAGAGTGATGCTGCAGGTGTTGCAGTCGTGTGAACATCCGGCTCCGGACATGTTCTGCCTCTGTGGACGGATATACAAGGACATCTTCCTGGACTCTGACTGCAAAGACACCAAAAACAGGGACAACGCTCTGCAGTGGTGAGGACACACACTGCTCTTTAATGTCTTTTTCATAAATATCATCCGTCTGGCTTAAAATAAACGCAGAGAATCCTTCGTACATGCTATTAAATTTTGTGAATTTCTTAtaattattcacatttatttctctgtttttcaaTGCCGATCTGCAGGTACAGAAAGGGTTTCGAGCTGCAGCCGACTCTCTACTCTGGCATCAACCTGGCCGTCCTCCTCATGGTCGCCGGCCAACAGTTTGAGAGCTCCATGGAACTGAGGAAAATAGGTAAAAGGATCCTGAACCTGATGAGCCAGCAAACAGGCCAGgacacctcaaatgcatcagtTGCTTTCAGTGGCTCCTTGTTTACTCCACCTACAACCTCTGGGGCAAACTTCATGtgttttaatacattattaCAGTACCCACgtgtaagaaaagtagatttttgtgTGATGCTCTGCGATGGCAGCcgacctgagctacaatcacaAAGGGTCAGGGTCAGGCTAACGTTACAAGAAGAAGTTGAAAAATGGAGACGACAGAGATtgttagaaaataataaaatatttgtatgAATATAAATATCCTACAATGTCTTCATGCTTGTAATCTGATGTTGTAGGTGTGAGGTTGAACAGTCTGCTGGGACGCAAAGGTTCCCTGGAGAAAATGAATAACTACTGGGACGTGGGCCAGTTCTTCACCGTTAGCATGCTCGCTAACGACATCCCCAAAGCTACTCAGGCTGCCGAGAAGCTCTTCAAACTCAAGCCACCTATCTGGTAAAGACGTACACATTATGAAATAGTTTATATTAAAGTATTAGTCCACATATATTTtagtaaagtttattttaaggTATTCGCAGACTGTTTGtggtctgaaaaaagctttctGTTTTAAGCTAGTTCTTCAGAATAACGACTGTTTAGGAAATATACTTGACAGTGATTATGACTCTGCTTCTGTATATTTCCTTCCAGGTATTTGCGGTCGGTGGTGCAGAACCTGCAGCTGATCCAGAGGTTTAAGAAGCAGTCGGTGGAACATTCTCCCCAACGAGAGAGGCTCAACTTCTGGATGGACATCATCGTAGAGGCCACGCAGGGCACGACCAACCGACTGCGATTTCCGGTAAAAACACCCATCGACGCAAACACTCAAACATGCCTGACCAGATATTCAGCATACGCCGTATTAAcatgtctttttctgttgcagGTGTTGATTCTGGAGCCAACTAAGATCTACCAGCCCTCCTATGTGTCCATTAACAACGAGGCCGAAGAGAAGAACGTCTCGATCTGGCACGTTTCTCCTGCAGAAACGGTGAGAAGTTAACGTTAAAGCTCCACAGCAGCAATACAAGAGAGTGTGGAGCGATGCTGTTCCTTGATCtaatacatgaaacaaacataaatgacTTATTTCAATCACTTTTCTCCCAAGTATATTTGTCTAATTACTAGTCAGAATACATCATTACACTTAATATAAGACAAAATCACCTAGAAAGtagcatttcagtgagataaagGGACTGTTGTCAGATAATtacttgtttttagacattttcacttgttccaTTGGCAGATCTTTTTACTGATTACAAGCAAGAAGCAGCttatattcattgttttttcacttattttgtaCGTGACATTTTATCCAGTGTATCTAGCGAACAAGGCACTGGTTTTGAGGGAAACCGTTACATATAATAGAGGAAGCTGCACATAACAACCTACTAATTACTGAAAATTAGGCAAGGAAAACCTGATATTTTATGGTTTCAGCCTTTTGAGTTCAGAGCCAATTTATTTCGTTCAAAATGAGGTGTGTGAATGAGAACAGAACCGGCTCcatgttggtggaaaagggTTAAGTTAGAGGATTGACTcgtgctctttttcttttttgatcaCATCATCTGGTTGTGTTCTTTTCTTTGGATCTAAACTCTGTTACTCCTATCAAGAAGGAACATCGCACATCTGATATCTCCTTTTAACTCACTTTGAGTGAGTGATAATGGTTGAATAAATCTGTAAACGTAAAAGTGTCATCCACTTTTATTACAGAAAGGGATCCACGAGTGGAACTTCACTGCGATGTCCATCAAAGGCATCAGGTAAGAACGTAAAGTCGGAGGTGAATTAAATCTGAATGCAAAAGTTGCCAAACTCTGTGCAAGATACATGAAAGATCGCCAAAATTTTGCCAAATTACTGAAAAACTTTTAACATGTGGTTTTATATTGATTTGAAACCCACCAAAGGGGAGATGTTTTTCAAATCTTgataaaacagaacatgaagataaaaaatgtaatctgagCTTTCACCTACTTTAATCCTTCTGTCTGAAGCATCAGTAAGTTCGACGAGCGCTGCTGCTTCCTCTACGTCCACGATAACTCCGACGACTTCCAGATCTACTTCTCCACGGAGGAACAGTGCGGTCGGTGAGGACACACCTCTAGATGTgtctgtgtaggtgtgtgtgtttgtctgcgtttgtgtttgtacagtacgTGTGTGCGATTGTTCTGAAACATGACCCGATGGTCTtgatgtgtaaataataatgttataatgtttgtgtgtgtgtgtgtgtgtgtgtgtgtgtttcaggttcTGCTCCATGGTGAAAGAGATGATATCTGATGGGACGGGGAACGCTGTGGAgctggagggggagggagatggagatACGCTGGAGGTCAGCCCAAACTCTTTACAGTAACTATCTACCTTAACTGCTCCAGGTGATGATTACTGAACAGGAatacacgtgtgtgtttgtgtgtgtcgcAGTATGAGTACGACGCCAACGAGACAGGCGACAGGGTGGTGTTGGGGCGAGGCACATATGGAGTGGTGTATGCTGGGAGAGACCTGAGCAACCAGGTCCGAATCGCCATCAAAGAAATCCCTGAGAGGGACAGCAGGTAGGTCAAAGTTTACCCTgttttacactgaaaaaaagtgTAGAaaatttttgtatttatgtaatgtatttaaaataatttagtgTGATTGTAATAGCCAATGCATGACAAGCAAACTTTATATATAAAGGAGAAAAAGTATTTCTCTGTGGCTCTTCTTCTCTGTATGTGACTTAGGTACTCCCAGCCCCTTCATGAGGAGATCGCCCTTCACAAGTACCTGAAGCACAGGAACATTGTTCAGTACTTGGGCTCCGTTTCCGAGAACGGCTACATCAAGATCTTCATGGAACAAGtgcctggaggtgtgtttgtaccaaagagagaaagatggtAAAACAATTACTCTGTTGTCTTTTGTTCGGAAAAACCTTCAGTCCTGAGAAACTGGATGGAGGATTTGTCTGTTTCAGAGATCGATGCTTGTGACCTCTGGGTTGCTGGGCGGTCTCTCTAACTGCTTGGTCGTCTTCCCATTTCATGATAGGTTTTGGACActccttctctcctttctccagGAAGCCTGTCCGCGTTGCTGCGGTCTAAATGGGGCCCGCTGAAGGAGGCGACTATCATCTTCTACACCAGACAGATCCTGGAGGGGCTCCGGTACCTGCACGAGAACCAGATCGTCCACCGAGATATCAAGGTACACTGCAGCCCATCGTAAGGGCATCTTAGTCAAATAactgtggggtttttttgccagtaaaggtgtaatttgtaaaatatggccagaatttgaagaaaGCTCCAGAAACATAGAAGGCATCATATCACGGGAGTAAGTAGCTCATGGCTCAGCTAACCATGGAGCCAGTGGCTGAGATCACAGCGGTGCCGGATGCTCTGGTATTAGCAGCCTGAGAGTGAATGCGTGTGGACATCAAACTGGGACTGAATGAAGCCTCCAAGACCgctggaggtcagtttgaagacaaagggatacagtacagaggtaaCTGAGAGCAACTCTGACAAAGACTACGACTCTGTGGATGAGAAGACAGGAGAGGCGGGGAGACAGGAGAGGCGAGCTGTGGAAGAGAAGTGACGGAGAGTCGGGAGTCATCAGCGAAAGACTTGATTTGTTCACATCAAGTTTGTATCAAGAGTGTTTTACAATTATCGTTAGTTATCCAGGCAGACTTTCTTGAGGTACAAGGTGGTATTTTCGAGATAGGACAggcctgggctagctggttagcatgctaacttcagtcaccaacacagtatatatatatctgacaCACTCTGTTCATAATGTCagctcattttttaatgttttaaagtaaaattctgGTCATATCTTACAAATCACTCCTTAAAAGCTTCAGGTGACATATTGATAAAATacgtgcatttaaaaaaaaatggtgtatGATGGAGGATGACTCACTGGACAGCATGTGAAGCTACATATTGTACCCAATGCTAATGCATTAACACAATTTTGGCACTATATGAAAAGCTataaataatcataaatcaATCCTAACTGTATTTAAACCCTGTGTCTCTCTTGTTTCTTTCTCCATCAGGGTGATAATGTGTTGGTGAATACCTACAGTGGCGTCTTGAAGATCTCAGACTTTGGTACCTCTAAGAGGTTGGCAGGAGTCAACCCCTGTACGGAGACGTTCACCGGTAACTTGTTTACTTCTTCCCACAATAAATTCTGTTGTTGTCCTGCTAATATCATGTAcgtaaaaacacacagctgttttatttgtacCGGTCATGTCCCGGCATCTTaagattaacattttaaagacGAATTATTAACACTGAAAGCATAACATTATTGATAGTCAGCTAAATCATCACAAAAATAACACTGCATGAAGCTTCATAAACAACTGGAATAAACGGCTTCGAGAGAAAGAAACTCAGCATAAATGGAGTCATAGAAATGCTGCAGACTGTGGGTGTAAATATCAAATGACCCTCAAAATGTCAAGAGCCACTATCAGCCACTATGGTAACAGTCGGACACACGGGCGCGTACGAATGTGCATGTGCGCACAAACGAACAAACAAATTCATGGACCATCTGGCCTCCAGCAGCCAGCGAGGTGCGTAATTAGATTAGCTAATCAAGCAAAGGCAGAAGGGTGTTTACCTTTCAttagcaggtgtgtgtgtgtttgtgtgtgtgtgtgtgtccttatctgtttctcctctgctgcttccctctctctcctctgactctGTCTTTTTATAgctctctctgtccctcagtGTTTACATCAGCATGCAGAGCAGACCACAAATGCCAAGTCTGTTCAGAATTACTGACTGCAGACTAAATACTCGGAGATAAGAGAAAATATAACCTGCAAATTCTTCTgaactcacttttttttaattaaaataactcTGATCTCAAGTCTTTAGTCTTTCTTTGTTCAGTAAAATGAGCTTCATTTATGCTCCAACAAGCATTTTATTGTACAAAACCACTTTGCCTAAATGTCTAGATCTAAAAAACGAAGACCAAAACCAAAGTAAAAGCCATGTTTACACTAACTAGGCGACATATTTCTTCTTCCAcgtataaatacatttacaagaTAAGCTACAGCTTTTGCAGCCTGTCCTGAAATGACATCTCAAAGTCTCCATTACAGTTTGTGAGTCGAACAAATATTTGTTGACACTGACGAATGACTTCATTGTCCACGTTACTATCTGCCCCCTCTATCTTGCAGGCACTCTGCAGTACATGGCTCCAGAAATCATTGATAAGGGCCCTCGAGGGTACGGGGCCCCGGCTGACATCTGGTCCCTGGGATGCACTATTATAGAAATGGCCACTGGGAAACCCCCCTTTCATGAGCTGGGGGAACCACAGGCGGCCATGTTTAAGGTGGGTTTCGTGTACATGTTTTTGCTTCTACATAAGGGCAGCACATGCATAAATGTGTCCACCATTTTTATCAGCTAGGTATGGCAACATCACTTGGACAGACCACATGCAAATATAATCAGAATCATAAACAAGCGAAACAAATTGCTGGTTTTGCTGCAGTTCTGTGTGCGGTTTGTCCAAGTGGTGTTGTTGTGCCTCGTTGTCCAAGATGGCGGATGCGGCGCCACAGGTTAAGTAGGCCTCGGTTTTGATTTCTAAACTTTCTGGGTCATGATTCATTAGTTTcttgttgtttatgtgtttttatgttccAGGTTGGCATGTTTAAGATCCACCCGGAGATCCCTGAGTCCTTGTCCCTGGAGGCCAAGTCGTTCATCCTGCGCTGCTTTGAGCCGGACCCTCACAAGAGAGCCATCGCCTCGGACCTCCTCAGAGACACTTTTGTCAGACACATCACCAAGGGCAAGAAGAGCAAGATCGCCTTCAAACCACCAggttaacacacaaacacacacatacacatctttGGAAAGTTGGCAGAAACTGGTGGCGGTGTGGAATAATAAGATCATTAAGACTAGCTGGATTAGTGATTCCTAATGAGCCAATTAGTCGGCTTTTTCTGATGAAAAGGAGGTGGTTGGGGTGGAGGGGGAAGCCTAAAAAGATAATATTCAGTAAGCATGAAAGAAGGCCCTCCTGATTGAACCTTTGCAtatgtgaaacatttcttaGTACTTACATTTATGCCTTCCCTTTCTCAACTGATGTTTCTTCAGACTACATCCACAACGTTTCCCTGCCGGTGCAGTTGCAGTGCGAGGCCAccgggagcagcagcagcgaacACGGTTCTGTGAGCCCTGACTGCGACTCCAAACACGACGTTTTCttccagaagaagaaaaactctGGCTCCGAAAACCTGCTCAAACCTCCCAACTCCAACTACCTAAGGTGAGTATTATCCCTTGATTCCTTGAGGAGCGccatgcctgcctgatgttctCGACTTGCTCAGACAAATTTGAAAAATGGCCGGGTGCACAATGCCGTTCCACTGTCTGACTTCGTGACTGGCGCTTAAAAGGACATGTAGCAACACAGAAAGTATCAGTTATTTTTACGCTAGATTTTCACTTAAAC
This window contains:
- the map3k15 gene encoding mitogen-activated protein kinase kinase kinase 15, whose translation is MDTGQSAQVADMGGEHSAGVCVLERDRERGEVSSPSPPAKQRSLRAVYVLNDGLKAVMASSPESGALQCLQRACDSESALLTTVTFGRLDFGETSVLDSFYDADIAVVDMSDVFRQPSLFYHLGVRESFDMANNVILYHDTDPDTAQSLKDMVAQKNTASSGNYYFIPYIVTPNHEYMCCESDAQRRASEYMQPSWDNLLGPLCVPLTDRFTSLLKDIHVTSCASFKDTLLNDIRKAREKYQGEELAKELSRIKLRIDNTEVLTQDIVMNLLFSYRDIQDYDAMVKLVQTLEMLPTCDLATQPMIQFHYAFALNRRNSPGDREQALRVMLQVLQSCEHPAPDMFCLCGRIYKDIFLDSDCKDTKNRDNALQWYRKGFELQPTLYSGINLAVLLMVAGQQFESSMELRKIGVRLNSLLGRKGSLEKMNNYWDVGQFFTVSMLANDIPKATQAAEKLFKLKPPIWYLRSVVQNLQLIQRFKKQSVEHSPQRERLNFWMDIIVEATQGTTNRLRFPVLILEPTKIYQPSYVSINNEAEEKNVSIWHVSPAETKGIHEWNFTAMSIKGISISKFDERCCFLYVHDNSDDFQIYFSTEEQCGRFCSMVKEMISDGTGNAVELEGEGDGDTLEYEYDANETGDRVVLGRGTYGVVYAGRDLSNQVRIAIKEIPERDSRYSQPLHEEIALHKYLKHRNIVQYLGSVSENGYIKIFMEQVPGGSLSALLRSKWGPLKEATIIFYTRQILEGLRYLHENQIVHRDIKGDNVLVNTYSGVLKISDFGTSKRLAGVNPCTETFTGTLQYMAPEIIDKGPRGYGAPADIWSLGCTIIEMATGKPPFHELGEPQAAMFKVGMFKIHPEIPESLSLEAKSFILRCFEPDPHKRAIASDLLRDTFVRHITKGKKSKIAFKPPDYIHNVSLPVQLQCEATGSSSSEHGSVSPDCDSKHDVFFQKKKNSGSENLLKPPNSNYLSVPDEGSVSEDRSAPPSPEDRDSGLFLLKKDSERRAILFKVLNDDQAKVISNLRENYIQGSEELQLSAEHIKQIICILRDFIHSPERRVMAATISKLKLDLDFDSTSINQIQLVLFGFQDSVNKVLRNHHIKPHWMFAMDNIIRRAVQAAITILIPELQTHFGPASECEGAEKEDEVDEEEAEFGPVLAPHADDSGATADPVHSAVSTLHCAQSQEHQRSHHQLGAQLGRLKQETSRLLEELLQKEKEYQQVLKATLQQRTHDLELVKVRHRPPDVSPPSIFHIPADHEPDKQLTDWLKEQGADADTVDKFVLEEYTLTDILNDVTKDDLRCLRLRGGVLCRIWRAIQRHRERERQRRNERSEDEG